In the Carboxydothermus hydrogenoformans Z-2901 genome, one interval contains:
- a CDS encoding Uma2 family endonuclease → MSKALNSNVFTYKDYLKLPEEERGELIDGQFFSKAYASPSRLHQKTLLELALQIGSFLKTKETTCELYVAPFDVILALENETIEDVKNVVQPDLLIICDPQKLTEKGCLGAPDLIIEIVSPTSYRLDYVLKLNLYDKFQVKEYWIVNPETKTVLIYRQDNDQGFGEPEKYTIPSFVSSSVLPGLTISTEQIFND, encoded by the coding sequence ATGAGTAAAGCTTTGAACTCTAACGTTTTTACCTATAAAGATTATTTAAAACTTCCGGAAGAAGAGCGTGGTGAACTTATTGATGGCCAATTTTTCTCAAAAGCTTACGCTTCTCCGTCACGCCTCCATCAAAAAACCCTTTTAGAGCTTGCTTTGCAAATCGGTAGTTTCCTAAAAACAAAAGAAACTACCTGCGAACTTTACGTAGCCCCTTTTGATGTGATTCTGGCTTTAGAAAATGAAACCATTGAAGACGTTAAAAACGTAGTTCAGCCGGATCTTCTGATTATTTGTGACCCGCAAAAACTTACAGAAAAAGGTTGCCTTGGAGCACCGGATTTAATTATTGAAATAGTATCCCCCACATCCTATCGCCTGGATTATGTATTAAAGTTAAACTTATACGATAAATTCCAGGTAAAGGAATACTGGATTGTAAATCCCGAAACGAAAACAGTATTAATTTACCGTCAGGATAATGACCAAGGTTTTGGCGAGCCGGAAAAATACACTATCCCATCATTCGTATCTTCTTCTGTTCTGCCAGGTTTAACTATCTCAACCGAGCAAATATTTAACGATTAA
- a CDS encoding 5'-nucleotidase C-terminal domain-containing protein gives MLKLQKLRFLATVLVLALIFSFVNPGLAAIFASTPKTVDLLEVTDFHGYLKYDTTLNGQPLEQKIAAVLAKKLKDIKASNPNTVILSGGDMFQGTPISNVLRGKPVVEFMNNVGFDAMTLGNHEFDWGLDAVIDYNTNTIKGAKFPLLAANIVYKADNTRPPFFKPYTIIDKNGIKIGVIGLVSTDFPNVIMPAYIAPFKILDPVTTANALIPEVKAAGANIVVILAHMGAFDSTLTKTDIPDNELINLAKNINGADVIFGGHTHTIIAGKVNGIPVAVAQNNGKGFARVTLTLDENNKIVDSTVSFVSIVNDYNTQTPVIDPEVNAIVEAAKAEVGPMFSEVIGRAAFDLTRTQSASPFGDSLLGNWAADVTRKKVGAQIGFANNGGLRTDLKAGNITVGDIFTLMPFDNTIYKLQMKGSTIKKVLEQAVMDGGKGIQVAGLKFEYLPTLPSMSRVTKVTLEDGTPLDDNAVYTVATNNFMATGGDNFTAFKEAVSAEDTFILVRDAFIEDIRSKGTITSQIDNRIKPATDIYKISILATSDLHGNIFPLDYYQNIPYDQGLAKVYTYVKQVRAQNPVILVDNGDTIQGTPLNYYFNMIDTESEYPMMKAMGYMGYDAWTLGNHEFNFGLNTLNRIILDATNEGIAVLSANIVWAKDGRTYVRPYIIKPVNTPFGTVKVGILGLTTKTIPSWENPANYKGLEFKDPIETAKYWIPRMKAQGADYIIVTFHSGEESATDVIPENQVKALATSVDGINAIVAGHTHRNIGMNIYTSPSGNRVIVTQPDRWGRYVSHIDLIFVKDSNGNYKFAGTTSKTVKMDANYPADQELLAVMQPYQDKVLAYTGTKIGTAAGDFLATGITTQDTALMDLVNEVQRYYAKADLSIAAPLSTTAKIYKGDITIQDIMSLYIYENFLYGIKMTGKQLKDWLEWSARYYKQVTSPTDPVVKDPVYNIPDYNLDMLHGATYTIDLTAPVGQRIKNLKVNGKLVKDTDVFKVAINNYRFNGGGGFMAAAGISNTDPSIVYFDSAKEMGDDGQIRSLIIRYIQEKGTIVPKVDNNWRISTTPVEQEKDVEIKPTPNPAPAPQYAVVINLRAYVKANPSASAPTVAVVSGGSRYQIVVKDGSWYKVKVGSIFGYINAKDVLVTTQPEKIVVYKKVKVTSKSGAYIRDKAVDGKVIATVRYGTTLEVIGFAGNRYKVKYGNKTGYIWEKLVS, from the coding sequence ATGTTAAAATTACAGAAGCTCCGTTTTCTGGCGACAGTCCTGGTCCTGGCTCTAATCTTTAGTTTTGTAAATCCAGGATTAGCCGCTATCTTTGCCAGCACGCCGAAAACGGTGGATTTACTGGAGGTCACCGACTTCCACGGTTATTTAAAGTACGACACAACTTTAAACGGCCAGCCTTTAGAGCAGAAAATCGCTGCAGTCTTAGCTAAAAAGCTAAAAGACATTAAAGCCTCAAACCCCAACACCGTCATTCTCTCCGGCGGTGATATGTTTCAGGGAACCCCCATTTCCAATGTCCTCAGGGGTAAGCCGGTAGTTGAGTTTATGAACAACGTCGGTTTTGACGCAATGACCCTGGGCAACCACGAGTTTGACTGGGGGTTAGACGCGGTAATTGATTACAACACCAACACCATTAAAGGGGCAAAATTCCCGCTTTTAGCCGCTAATATCGTTTACAAAGCTGATAATACGCGGCCTCCCTTTTTCAAGCCTTACACTATCATTGACAAAAACGGCATTAAAATAGGGGTCATCGGTCTTGTCTCTACCGACTTTCCCAACGTCATCATGCCCGCTTACATAGCACCCTTTAAAATCTTAGATCCAGTTACCACCGCCAACGCCTTAATTCCCGAGGTCAAAGCCGCCGGTGCTAACATAGTAGTGATCTTAGCCCACATGGGGGCGTTTGACTCCACCCTTACCAAAACCGATATCCCAGATAATGAGCTTATTAACCTTGCCAAAAACATTAACGGCGCCGATGTAATTTTTGGTGGCCATACCCATACCATTATCGCCGGCAAAGTAAACGGCATCCCGGTAGCTGTAGCCCAGAACAACGGTAAAGGCTTTGCCCGGGTAACCCTTACTTTAGATGAAAATAATAAAATAGTCGACAGCACCGTAAGTTTTGTAAGTATTGTCAATGACTACAACACCCAGACGCCGGTAATTGACCCGGAAGTAAATGCTATCGTGGAAGCCGCCAAGGCAGAAGTTGGCCCCATGTTTTCCGAGGTAATCGGTAGAGCAGCTTTTGACCTGACCCGTACCCAAAGTGCCAGCCCCTTCGGCGACTCGCTTTTGGGTAACTGGGCCGCCGACGTTACCCGGAAAAAAGTAGGGGCCCAGATTGGCTTTGCCAACAACGGTGGACTTAGAACAGACTTAAAAGCAGGCAACATTACCGTGGGGGATATCTTTACTTTAATGCCCTTTGACAACACTATCTATAAACTGCAAATGAAAGGTTCCACCATTAAAAAAGTTCTGGAACAAGCGGTCATGGATGGGGGCAAAGGTATTCAGGTAGCCGGACTTAAATTTGAATACCTGCCCACTCTTCCCAGCATGAGCCGGGTCACCAAGGTTACTCTGGAAGACGGCACACCCCTTGACGATAATGCTGTTTACACCGTCGCTACCAACAACTTTATGGCTACCGGCGGCGATAACTTCACCGCCTTTAAGGAAGCTGTTTCCGCCGAAGATACCTTTATCCTGGTCCGGGACGCTTTTATCGAGGACATCCGGAGTAAAGGTACCATTACCTCACAGATCGACAACCGGATTAAACCGGCAACCGATATTTATAAAATTTCCATTTTAGCTACCTCGGATTTGCACGGAAATATTTTCCCGCTGGATTACTACCAAAATATACCTTACGACCAGGGATTAGCCAAAGTTTATACTTATGTCAAACAAGTGCGGGCCCAGAATCCGGTAATTTTGGTGGACAACGGCGATACCATTCAGGGAACACCCTTAAACTACTATTTCAATATGATCGATACCGAATCGGAATATCCCATGATGAAAGCCATGGGCTATATGGGCTATGATGCCTGGACCCTGGGCAACCACGAGTTTAACTTTGGGCTCAACACCTTAAACCGCATTATTTTGGATGCCACCAATGAAGGAATAGCAGTCTTATCGGCCAATATCGTCTGGGCCAAAGACGGACGGACTTATGTCCGCCCTTATATCATTAAACCGGTTAACACCCCCTTTGGTACAGTAAAAGTGGGTATTCTTGGCCTTACCACCAAGACGATCCCCAGCTGGGAAAACCCGGCTAACTACAAAGGTCTTGAATTTAAAGACCCCATTGAAACCGCTAAGTACTGGATACCCAGGATGAAAGCCCAGGGAGCCGATTACATTATCGTCACCTTCCACTCCGGGGAAGAATCGGCTACCGATGTCATCCCGGAAAACCAAGTTAAAGCTCTGGCTACCAGCGTCGATGGCATCAACGCCATCGTTGCCGGTCACACCCACCGGAATATCGGCATGAATATTTACACCAGCCCCTCGGGTAACAGGGTAATTGTTACCCAGCCCGACCGCTGGGGTCGCTATGTTTCCCATATTGACCTTATTTTTGTTAAAGATAGCAACGGGAACTATAAATTTGCCGGCACCACTTCCAAAACCGTAAAGATGGACGCCAACTACCCTGCCGACCAGGAACTTTTAGCCGTAATGCAACCCTACCAGGATAAGGTATTAGCTTACACCGGCACCAAGATTGGGACTGCTGCCGGCGATTTCCTGGCTACCGGCATCACTACCCAGGATACGGCTTTAATGGACCTGGTAAATGAAGTGCAGCGGTATTATGCCAAGGCAGATCTTTCCATCGCCGCACCTCTTAGCACCACTGCTAAGATTTACAAAGGGGATATCACCATTCAAGATATCATGTCGCTCTATATCTATGAAAACTTCCTCTACGGTATCAAGATGACCGGAAAGCAATTAAAAGACTGGCTGGAATGGTCGGCCCGTTATTATAAACAAGTAACAAGTCCTACCGATCCGGTGGTAAAAGACCCGGTTTACAATATCCCGGACTACAATTTAGATATGCTCCATGGAGCAACTTATACCATCGACCTTACCGCTCCGGTGGGACAAAGAATTAAAAATCTTAAAGTTAACGGCAAGCTCGTCAAAGATACCGATGTCTTTAAAGTCGCCATCAACAACTACCGGTTTAACGGTGGTGGAGGATTTATGGCGGCAGCCGGTATCAGTAACACCGACCCCAGCATAGTTTATTTTGACTCGGCCAAGGAAATGGGTGACGACGGACAAATTAGAAGCTTAATCATTCGCTATATCCAGGAAAAAGGTACGATCGTCCCGAAAGTCGATAACAACTGGCGAATTTCTACCACACCGGTAGAACAGGAAAAAGATGTCGAAATTAAACCGACCCCTAACCCAGCACCGGCACCCCAGTACGCGGTGGTAATAAACTTAAGAGCATACGTCAAAGCCAATCCTTCTGCCTCTGCCCCTACCGTAGCGGTAGTTAGCGGCGGCAGCAGGTATCAAATCGTAGTTAAAGATGGTTCCTGGTACAAAGTAAAAGTAGGCTCCATCTTCGGCTACATTAACGCCAAAGATGTCCTGGTAACCACCCAGCCCGAGAAAATCGTGGTTTATAAAAAAGTAAAAGTAACCTCTAAATCCGGCGCCTATATCCGGGATAAAGCAGTAGACGGCAAAGTCATCGCCACCGTCCGTTACGGTACCACTTTGGAAGTTATAGGTTTTGCCGGAAACCGCTACAAAGTAAAATACGGTAACAAAACCGGCTACATCTGGGAAAAACTTGTAAGCTAA
- the eam gene encoding glutamate 2,3-aminomutase, with the protein MNRARISQKDEGLKRQRELTRIGRSRLRERKKVLSGFEAWEKILKQKEKILKVLGGTEEDWQDWRWQLKNRITTPEVLRKILPLSDQVLWELEEVSKVYRFAISPYYLSLIDPDDPDCGIKKQSIPSILEVLDDTGELDPMNEAGTSPVAAVTRRYPDRLIINVTNMCGMYCRHCQRRRNIGEVDRKTPREQIKEALLYIREHKEIRDVLITGGDALLLSDLELDWILKELSEIPHVEIKRIGTRVPVTLPQRVTDNLVKILKKYPPIYINTQFNHPREVTPEAKKAVDKLIEAGVVLGNQAVLLKGVNDNPVIMEKLNHELLKIRVRPYYIFQAKRVRGTMHFVPKIEDGLRIMESLRGYTSGLAVPYYIVNAPGGFGKIPLLPQYLIELSEEEAVLRNWEGRIIRYPNN; encoded by the coding sequence ATGAATAGAGCAAGAATTTCGCAGAAAGATGAAGGATTGAAACGGCAAAGAGAGCTTACCCGGATTGGTCGTAGTAGGTTAAGGGAAAGAAAAAAGGTTTTATCGGGATTTGAAGCCTGGGAAAAAATTTTAAAACAAAAAGAGAAGATTTTAAAGGTATTAGGTGGAACGGAAGAAGACTGGCAGGATTGGCGCTGGCAGTTGAAAAATCGGATAACAACGCCGGAAGTTTTACGAAAAATTTTGCCTTTAAGCGACCAGGTCCTCTGGGAACTTGAGGAGGTCAGTAAGGTTTATCGCTTTGCCATTTCGCCTTATTATTTGAGCTTGATTGATCCCGATGATCCCGATTGCGGTATTAAGAAACAGTCGATTCCTTCCATTTTGGAGGTTTTAGATGATACCGGTGAACTTGACCCGATGAATGAAGCGGGGACTTCGCCGGTGGCGGCGGTTACCCGGCGTTATCCGGACCGCTTAATAATTAATGTTACCAATATGTGCGGGATGTATTGCCGTCACTGTCAGCGGCGAAGAAATATCGGTGAGGTTGACCGGAAAACTCCCAGGGAGCAGATAAAAGAAGCCCTTCTTTACATCCGGGAGCATAAAGAAATCCGGGATGTTTTAATTACCGGTGGGGATGCACTTCTCTTATCCGATTTGGAGCTGGACTGGATATTAAAAGAACTTTCCGAAATACCCCATGTAGAAATTAAAAGGATTGGTACCCGGGTACCGGTGACCTTGCCGCAAAGGGTTACCGATAATCTGGTTAAAATATTAAAAAAATACCCGCCGATATATATCAATACCCAGTTTAACCATCCCCGGGAGGTAACTCCTGAGGCCAAAAAAGCGGTGGATAAATTAATTGAAGCGGGGGTGGTATTAGGTAATCAGGCGGTGCTTTTAAAAGGGGTAAATGACAATCCCGTAATTATGGAGAAATTGAACCATGAGCTTTTAAAAATTCGGGTACGGCCGTACTATATCTTCCAGGCGAAGAGGGTACGGGGAACGATGCATTTTGTTCCCAAGATTGAAGACGGATTAAGGATAATGGAAAGCTTGCGGGGCTATACCTCGGGACTGGCAGTGCCGTATTATATCGTCAACGCGCCTGGAGGCTTTGGGAAAATTCCGCTTTTACCCCAGTATTTAATTGAACTCTCGGAAGAAGAAGCAGTTTTACGCAACTGGGAAGGCCGGATAATTAGATATCCGAATAATTAA
- a CDS encoding nucleotidyltransferase family protein, which produces MVPYSEKDIIEQREWLKKRQKRQEEEQKILREEALSKAQEIAEFIREKYGVKDVYLFGSLADENAFFTPISDIDIFIAGKIEGSFFKLVAECVDLAVPFQVHIVLEEDAPASLVEKVYREGKKL; this is translated from the coding sequence GTGGTTCCCTATTCCGAAAAAGATATTATTGAACAGCGGGAGTGGTTAAAAAAGCGACAGAAAAGGCAGGAAGAAGAGCAGAAGATTTTACGGGAAGAAGCTTTGAGTAAAGCTCAAGAAATAGCTGAATTTATCCGCGAAAAGTACGGAGTGAAGGATGTTTACTTATTTGGTTCTTTGGCCGATGAAAATGCTTTTTTTACCCCTATTTCGGATATAGATATTTTTATAGCCGGGAAAATTGAGGGCAGTTTTTTTAAACTGGTAGCGGAATGTGTGGATTTAGCGGTACCTTTCCAGGTACATATAGTATTAGAAGAAGATGCACCGGCAAGTTTAGTTGAAAAAGTTTACCGGGAAGGAAAGAAACTGTGA
- a CDS encoding N-acetylmuramoyl-L-alanine amidase: MTASTLNVRSGPGINYAKIGVLSRGQKVEITAKTGEWFKIRYKNGYGYVSGKYISPVVGSSRSTQASRTGIVTATILNVRTTPSTSAAIAGKLAKNTRVEIYKEQNGWYYIKAGSIAGWVVKTYIKVTETSRGTTPTPPQSSTNTSIKTISGVYAVKATSLNLRSGPGTSYSVIKTLPQGTKVEGLQVSGDWMKVKAGSTTGWVAKAYLVPYVAETSRGDGLRIIKTVYPQVDPVNVFNGAGFSTGVKATISGEKSFGVLEEKDGWYRLALAGREIGWAEKAYFSDTPVEPVHPVQIKGETAPASLTWQITTTANLTYTLSDDKLTAKIVLENGQIDNLTAPDLSFPVKSLTTATENGNVVVNFAGFVPLNLTVEKINGGYNVRIFPEPVLSGKKIVLDPGHGGSDPGTIGKVYGIKEKDVNLDIALKLKGYLEALGATVYMTRTGDTYPTLSKRVEYANGLSADLFLSIHQNSVGSPAYYSANGTQVYYYPDPNNQAQEKALADNLMVALNEVLNSKNKGIYTNQGFYVIKYTEMPSALVEVGYLSNAEEEKKLSTPEYRTKAAAALAQGITKWFLGK; this comes from the coding sequence GTGACGGCTTCGACGTTAAATGTTCGTTCTGGTCCGGGCATTAATTATGCAAAGATTGGGGTATTAAGCCGGGGACAAAAAGTTGAAATTACGGCAAAAACGGGTGAGTGGTTTAAAATCCGGTATAAAAACGGTTATGGATATGTTTCCGGCAAATATATCAGTCCGGTAGTAGGGAGTAGCCGGAGCACTCAAGCGTCTCGCACCGGGATTGTGACAGCTACCATTTTAAACGTCAGAACAACCCCGAGTACTTCTGCGGCGATAGCCGGTAAATTGGCCAAAAACACGCGGGTGGAAATTTATAAAGAGCAAAACGGCTGGTATTACATAAAAGCGGGGAGTATTGCCGGGTGGGTGGTAAAAACCTATATTAAAGTTACCGAGACTTCCCGGGGGACAACCCCTACTCCTCCGCAGAGCAGTACTAATACTTCTATTAAGACGATTTCTGGAGTCTATGCAGTAAAAGCTACCAGCTTAAATCTTCGTTCCGGTCCGGGAACAAGTTATAGCGTGATAAAGACCCTGCCGCAGGGGACAAAGGTAGAAGGACTGCAGGTTTCCGGTGACTGGATGAAGGTTAAAGCGGGAAGTACTACCGGCTGGGTTGCAAAAGCGTATTTAGTTCCTTATGTGGCAGAAACCAGCCGCGGGGATGGGCTTCGAATTATAAAAACCGTTTATCCGCAGGTTGACCCCGTAAATGTTTTTAACGGTGCGGGGTTTTCTACCGGAGTTAAAGCGACAATTTCCGGGGAAAAGAGCTTTGGGGTTTTAGAGGAAAAAGACGGCTGGTACCGGTTAGCTTTGGCTGGCCGTGAGATAGGTTGGGCGGAGAAAGCTTACTTTAGCGATACTCCGGTAGAACCGGTACATCCGGTGCAGATTAAAGGTGAAACGGCACCTGCTTCGCTGACCTGGCAAATAACTACTACGGCCAATCTTACTTATACTTTAAGTGACGATAAATTAACGGCCAAAATTGTTTTAGAGAATGGGCAAATCGATAATCTTACTGCTCCAGATTTAAGTTTTCCGGTAAAAAGCTTAACCACAGCTACGGAAAATGGAAATGTAGTGGTAAATTTTGCCGGTTTTGTTCCGCTGAACCTTACGGTGGAGAAAATTAATGGGGGGTACAATGTAAGAATTTTCCCGGAACCAGTACTTTCAGGGAAAAAGATTGTACTGGATCCTGGTCACGGCGGTAGCGACCCCGGTACGATAGGAAAGGTCTATGGGATTAAAGAAAAGGATGTAAATTTAGATATTGCTCTTAAACTTAAAGGTTACCTGGAAGCGCTGGGAGCTACTGTTTATATGACCAGAACTGGCGACACTTATCCCACTTTAAGCAAACGGGTGGAATACGCCAACGGTTTATCCGCTGATTTATTCTTAAGCATTCACCAGAATAGTGTAGGTTCGCCAGCGTATTACTCGGCTAACGGAACTCAAGTATATTATTATCCTGACCCGAACAATCAAGCACAGGAAAAAGCCCTGGCGGATAATCTCATGGTTGCGTTAAATGAGGTACTGAATAGCAAAAATAAAGGAATTTATACCAATCAGGGCTTTTACGTGATTAAATATACGGAAATGCCCTCTGCTTTGGTGGAAGTTGGGTATTTATCTAATGCGGAAGAAGAGAAGAAACTTTCTACCCCGGAATACCGGACTAAAGCGGCAGCGGCTTTAGCCCAGGGAATAACCAAATGGTTTTTAGGGAAATAA
- a CDS encoding tyrosine-protein phosphatase, with protein MLDLHCHILPGVDDGPKTLEDSLWLAREMAKVGFSEVVATPHFMAEGAPLKPEEVIRKVEGLNQALGAEGIGLKVYPGMELYLTPELPELIAGGKVLGLKGERIYLIELPLTQKPPWLTFYLAEIIGAGNKVIIAHPERYRYLRENREEIEELLDMGVVFQVSLTSLLSGYFGEGSRKSARWFLEKGVLVGTDAHGPGSIRFLEEYLKPEVFTNNRRFFEGKSCEPVTLEIQGERQKKKSWFKFF; from the coding sequence ATGCTGGACCTTCACTGCCATATACTACCCGGAGTAGATGATGGGCCAAAGACGCTTGAAGATTCCCTGTGGCTTGCCCGGGAAATGGCGAAAGTAGGTTTTAGCGAAGTGGTGGCGACTCCGCACTTTATGGCGGAAGGAGCTCCGCTAAAGCCGGAAGAAGTAATCCGCAAAGTTGAAGGGTTAAACCAGGCCCTGGGGGCGGAAGGGATTGGGCTTAAAGTTTATCCAGGGATGGAGCTTTATCTTACGCCGGAACTGCCGGAGTTAATAGCCGGAGGTAAAGTGCTGGGCTTAAAAGGGGAACGGATTTATTTAATCGAACTGCCGCTAACGCAAAAACCGCCCTGGCTTACCTTCTATTTAGCGGAAATAATCGGGGCCGGGAATAAAGTCATCATTGCCCACCCGGAGCGGTACCGGTATTTACGGGAGAACCGGGAAGAAATTGAGGAGCTTTTGGATATGGGGGTTGTTTTTCAGGTAAGCCTGACTTCCCTTTTATCAGGGTATTTCGGGGAAGGAAGCCGAAAAAGTGCCCGGTGGTTTTTAGAAAAAGGGGTTTTGGTCGGCACCGATGCTCACGGTCCAGGGAGTATAAGGTTTTTAGAGGAGTATCTTAAACCGGAAGTATTTACCAATAACCGCCGGTTTTTTGAGGGAAAATCCTGCGAACCGGTGACTTTGGAAATACAAGGAGAAAGGCAAAAGAAAAAATCGTGGTTTAAATTTTTCTAA
- a CDS encoding transglutaminase domain-containing protein, whose amino-acid sequence MRRKLGVLVLLAFLMVTVFSTVSLAADTPTLTVVAPKVVYSPSATITAKASGQNPLKYLTVNKNHYALPGTKSIVKSVKVNLKAGSNIFTVKVVDHKGKYTLRRVYIVYLDKTPPVLMVTAPSVVTNSTADLKITAWDISRVAKLEVNGKNLLAAPVWYYQTVAKVNLNPGENTVTVKAVDIFGNATVKSLKIIRRDSSNTPVEEIKPGSVLSFDYRKLSEYPDVNTYTLNLKPGEEIGTLQISGIPAGISTDFGYKPAGSGKIYAIKEFNSSNISGEKLYFRYGSGSYYLLFYKQSWGSSVYIEKVIKLNVTGIADKSTLLPSGFVDSDNPTIRQIAYDLTKDLTSDLEKVKAIHDYVARALAYDWTSYRLGVVPQKTASEALASGTGVCQDYSRLFAAIARAAGIPTKIVIGTGDGEPHAWNRVYVNGKWLDVDVTWDDQEKYGIIYDYFLKEAPLPKHVEDSSAEAYYEAEMLHSITFEE is encoded by the coding sequence GTGAGAAGAAAATTAGGAGTACTGGTACTACTTGCCTTTTTAATGGTTACCGTATTTAGCACTGTTTCGTTAGCGGCGGACACCCCGACCCTGACTGTTGTGGCGCCAAAGGTGGTTTATTCCCCGTCGGCAACCATTACCGCAAAGGCTTCCGGACAGAATCCTTTAAAGTATCTGACGGTTAATAAAAACCATTATGCTTTGCCGGGTACGAAAAGTATAGTTAAATCGGTAAAGGTGAATTTAAAAGCCGGAAGTAATATTTTTACCGTTAAAGTGGTTGACCATAAAGGCAAGTATACCTTACGCCGGGTATATATTGTTTACCTGGATAAAACTCCGCCGGTGCTTATGGTAACAGCGCCTTCGGTGGTGACTAATTCTACGGCGGATTTAAAAATCACTGCTTGGGATATTTCCCGGGTAGCAAAGTTAGAGGTTAACGGGAAAAACCTTTTAGCGGCACCGGTTTGGTATTACCAGACGGTTGCTAAGGTTAATCTTAATCCCGGTGAAAATACCGTAACGGTTAAAGCTGTTGATATCTTTGGTAATGCCACCGTTAAATCCCTAAAAATTATTCGCCGGGATAGCTCGAATACTCCGGTAGAAGAGATAAAGCCGGGAAGTGTTTTAAGCTTTGACTACCGGAAGCTTTCCGAGTATCCCGATGTCAATACCTATACCCTTAATTTAAAACCCGGAGAGGAAATTGGAACCCTGCAAATTAGCGGTATTCCAGCGGGGATTAGTACCGACTTTGGCTATAAGCCAGCCGGTAGCGGGAAAATATATGCAATAAAGGAGTTTAACAGTTCCAATATAAGTGGCGAGAAGCTTTATTTCCGGTACGGGAGTGGCAGCTATTACCTGCTATTTTACAAGCAGTCGTGGGGCAGCAGTGTTTACATTGAAAAAGTGATAAAATTAAACGTAACCGGTATTGCCGATAAGTCGACGCTTTTACCTTCCGGTTTTGTTGATAGCGATAATCCTACAATTCGGCAAATTGCCTACGATTTAACCAAGGACTTAACCAGTGATTTGGAGAAAGTAAAGGCAATTCATGATTATGTAGCCAGGGCATTGGCTTATGATTGGACCAGCTACCGGCTTGGGGTGGTGCCTCAGAAAACTGCTTCGGAAGCCTTGGCTTCCGGTACCGGTGTTTGCCAGGATTACAGCCGCTTGTTTGCAGCTATTGCTCGGGCAGCGGGAATTCCCACTAAAATTGTGATCGGTACCGGTGATGGTGAGCCCCATGCCTGGAACAGGGTTTACGTTAACGGTAAGTGGCTGGATGTGGATGTGACCTGGGATGACCAGGAAAAGTATGGTATAATTTATGATTATTTCTTAAAGGAAGCACCTCTACCCAAGCATGTAGAAGATAGTTCGGCGGAAGCCTATTATGAAGCGGAAATGCTCCATTCGATAACCTTTGAAGAGTAG